A region from the Drosophila takahashii strain IR98-3 E-12201 chromosome 2L, DtakHiC1v2, whole genome shotgun sequence genome encodes:
- the LOC108057549 gene encoding uncharacterized protein, which produces MENINEDIWINILKFLPMSDQLSLAQVNERVSYYVIYHWTRLKSATLNRDDLELLDRIEKLMQDCLNSWSGSVERLNLPSASRDLLAKWKDYRFPNLRSLDCQMDYNLEEADEETLLLTELFPHLTSLTLNSSTTGRYLWRWAQLKELNLTWCEYLETGHFEEIFGSLKLTKLTLLYYGYNVNLGEGVVAVTRCSTLEELIIDDHHLLDDFMPRLLNLPHFRRLAFYTRDYHEFLLHMVAWHKPLKVRSLLFNDSFWSSERMTESILHMTNLRRLALHEDDIDSHALHAICHKLPKLEELHLLQMRDVPSPTHLWNCIDLCPTLRILNLSSSKMSCQSVDPSNPHISNILVKRSYPLTLHLHNTGLDPEKILPTVDYPNLKITFEPILLDIWSSRFVEIELHSE; this is translated from the exons atggaaaatattaatgaagATATATGGATAAATATCCTGAAGTTCCTGCCCATGAGTGATCAGTTATCGCTGGCCCAAGTCAACGAACGAGTCTCGTACTACGTAATATACCACTGGACTCGTCTAAAATCAGCGACCCTTAACCGAGACGACCTGGAATTGCTGGACAGAATTGAGA AACTGATGCAGGATTGCCTAAATAGTTGGTCGGGATCGGTGGAGCGGTTAAATCTACCCAGTGCCAGTAGAGATCTGCTGGCGAAGTGGAAGGATTATAGATTTCCCAACCTCCGATCGCTCGACTGCCAAATGGACTACAACCTCGAGGAGGCCGACGAGGAGACCCTGCTGCTGACCGAGCTGTTCCCCCACCTGACCAGCCTCACCCTCAATAGCAGCACCACAGGGCGTTACTTGTGGCGCTGGGCGCAGCTGAAGGAGCTGAATCTCACCTGGTGCGAGTACCTGGAAACGGGCCACTTTGAGGAGATCTTCGGCAGCCTAAAGCTGACCAAGCTGACCCTGCTTTACTATGGATACAATGTGAATCTGGGCGAGGGGGTGGTGGCCGTCACCCGGTGTTCCACGCTGGAGGAGCTGATCATCGACGACCACCACTTGCTGGACGACTTCATGCCGCGACTGTTGAATCTGCCGCACTTCCGCCGCCTGGCCTTCTACACGCGGGACTACCATGAGTTCCTGCTGCATATGGTGGCATGGCACAAGCCGCTCAAGGTGCGATCGCTGCTCTTCAACGACTCCTTCTGGAGCAGTGAACGGATGACGGAAAGTATCCTGCACATGACCAATCTTCGCCGGCTGGCCCTGCACGAAGATGACATCGATTCGCACGCGCTGCATGCCATATGCCACAAGCTGCCCAAACTGGAGGAGCTGCATTTGCTGCAGATGCGCGATGTACCCTCGCCCACCCATTTGTGGAATTGTATAGATTTGTGTCCCACGCTCAGGATCCTCAACCTGTCGTCTTCCAAGATGAGCTGTCAGTCGGTGGATCCTAGCAACCCGCACATCTCAAATATTCTGGTCAAACGCAGCTATCCGCTGACGCTGCATCTCCACAACACAGGATTGGATCCCGAAAAG ATTCTACCGACTGTGGATTatcctaatttaaaaatcacattcgAACCCATACTTTTGGATATTTGGAGCTCACGATTTGTGGAAATCGAATTACATTCtgaataa